GCAAAGCCAGCTGATCGAGGACAAGAGGAGGAAACATGGCGCCGGAAACGCCATCGCCATTTCGGGCGCTGCGGGCAAGAAAGTCCAACGTCGCCGGGATATGCGAGCCGTCGATGCCCAGTCCAGGTGGATCAGTGAAGCTATCGGGTTCGCGCAAGGCCGAGGGCTCGAGCTGTAGCAGTCGCCAGGACTGCAATTCCCGTTTGACCAGGAGGGCTGTAGGACTCTCGGCTGCGTTCACAGACGATAGCACCGTGCGCGGCAAATTAGCCGCCAGGTATTCTCGCGGGCGACCTTGCGTCCCTTCTTGATGAAGTTTGATCAGCCGCCTTCCATCTTTATCACCGGTCGAGATGAATTCACCAACACGGCGACCCGTGACCACCGACTTTCGCCATGCCAGCTTGTGCGGGAATTGCAGGTGCTTGTGAGCCTCGCCTGCATTGATGTGCGTCAGCTCTTCATGGAGTAACTCCAGAGACCCCAGGCTTGGTAGATTCTCGTCGGTTCGATAACCCAAGCGAAGCCGGTAGCGCACAAAAGTGATCGACGCCCTTGCTTCCTGACCTAGGTCATCCACGCCAGCCCCTGGAATGAGCATCTCCGCCTCGAATGACATCTCCTGCGTGTGCGCGCCGCCTGCGCGCAAGAACAGATTGCGCACGTCTGCCGTACGTCCCCCTTCCGACCGCACGGAAAGTGCGGCATTCAGGAGTGTATCGCTGGCCAGATGGCTTAGAAACTGGATCGCATCGAACAGGTTCGATTTGCCGGTGGCATTAGCTCCAGCAATACAGGTAAATGGCCCCAATCGAACATCGACATCGACCAGGTTCTTGAAACCGG
The Caldilineales bacterium genome window above contains:
- a CDS encoding AAA family ATPase, producing MLTRLKVSGFKNLVDVDVRLGPFTCIAGANATGKSNLFDAIQFLSHLASDTLLNAALSVRSEGGRTADVRNLFLRAGGAHTQEMSFEAEMLIPGAGVDDLGQEARASITFVRYRLRLGYRTDENLPSLGSLELLHEELTHINAGEAHKHLQFPHKLAWRKSVVTGRRVGEFISTGDKDGRRLIKLHQEGTQGRPREYLAANLPRTVLSSVNAAESPTALLVKRELQSWRLLQLEPSALREPDSFTDPPGLGIDGSHIPATLDFLARSARNGDGVSGAMFPPLVLDQLALRLSDLIDNVRAIRLDRDERRQLLTLELMDHGGTSLPARSLSDGTLRFIALAVLDLDPTEVGVICLEEPENGIHPARVEAMLRLLQDIAVDADESIGAHNPLRQIIVNTHSPSVVNLAPDDSLLIAELRETIVRNQTMKVASFHWLPDTWRGEADPDTPPVARGKLLAYLNPTSSVTDEQPWKETRGYRRLIDRLDFQPYLPGIAPAL